A region of the Larus michahellis chromosome 4, bLarMic1.1, whole genome shotgun sequence genome:
ccccaaaaccccAGTCCATATTTACCAGTGGGTCCCACTAACATTTAATTATGGTTACTGGAGACACTTGACACTGTCAGAGCCTCATGGTAGAGGGCAGAAGGAAGTCAGGCTGTTGTCAGGCCAAGAGCCCGCTGGCAAATCCTCTCTTCCACGCAACTCTTACGTGCAAAGCAAAAGCCATACCTGTATGCCTATCCTTGCAGCGAGTACCAGGGAGACTGTTTTCCTTAAGGCCTCCTGCAAGCCTCTGGAAATGCCAGACTCACCCTGACTCCTGACTCCCAGCTGATCCAGAGGTCGCCCCTGGTCAGGAAGCAGGCCACCGCGTGCCTGGCCAGATGGTGGATCCACCCTTCCTGCCTCAGTTGGGTCATGATTGCATCGATCCAAGGGAAGCCTGTCTTGCCCTCTGCCCACTTTGCCAAGGCTTCAGGGTTCCTGTCCCAGGGGATTTGGATGCAGATGGGGTTCCCCTCCATACGATCGAACTTCGGGTTGTTTGTGGCTGCTGTGTAGAAAAACTCCCGCCACAGAAGCTGCCCATACAGAGAGAGGGGTGGCGTGCTGTTTCGCTTTACCTGTGGAGGAGGAAACAAGGGTATTCACAAGCAGGGGAGGACTGGCTTCATTAAGCTGAGCTGTAAGCCACCCATGCATTTATACACAATTCCCAAGCCAGTTACCGACAACTGCCATGAAGGAACTCAGTTCAAGACGATCCTTCACCATAAAGCCCAGACAGTAAAGTTAGTGCTGCTTTTAGCTTGCTCAGTACGCTGACAAGAGACTTGAATGACCCAAAACTAACAGCAAAAAGCTCTACATGGCTCACGACACAGGAGTCCAGATTGAAGAACAGGGTACTGGCAGGTTTAAGGTTTGCTTGACTATAGACAGGAGAATTGCTTTTCCTTACCCGAGAGCCTCTTCTGCAATAGCAACAAGCTTAGCCCAACAGTCTAACACAAAGGAGGCAACAGTAACTTTTGCAGCTGTTCTGGCACACTGGGAACCAGCATCATGCTATGCTCAAAATCAGCCTGTTCTCCAGATGAACCTTGTGTCTTACCTTCTTATACAGCTCCCAGAGACGATAGTAAAACAGGCGGCAGGACAAGCAGCCAAAACGCAGGTAGGGACTGAGTCCTGTAGGGCTGGCCAGCAATGAATTGGCGTTCATCCTTGGTCTTTCGTAATTTGCAACCCATGCCTAGACATATTCAGGAGAAACGAGCCAAAAAGACCCCAAATTTGTGTGACACTGCTAAGGGCAGGCCTCTGTGCAGGTGGTGAGGCCACTCGGGTCTGACAGCAGAGTCTCTTCTATTCACCTCCAACCACCACCAGGAGAGTTCTCAAGTGGACAATCCCAACCCCCACATCTCATTCAAGAAATGCAAAACTTTTGCTCCAGGATTTAACACAGTTAGTCATTTTGGCCACAAAACGGACTAAGTTTGCTTTGCATGCAGGAGCTAATAACCCTGAGAGCTTCTAAGGACCCAAGCTAGGGCAGTTTTTTATGTCCAGGTATGTCTATCACAGTCCACACACTAAACAAGAAAATTGTGGAATTTCAGACCTTTTTGTGGAGTATTATGTTGACTGTTTATTCCCCCTTCAGCACAAGAATTTATGCTTTGATGTCTACAACTGCCACCAAGATACCCAGCATGAAAAAGATACAAACTGGTTAAAAATGAGTCACGCCTCTGCAGTTGGGTAATCTCTCATTACTCTGAAATTGTTTGCCTTGTGCACTATATCAAGAACACATGCCACACAGAAAAAATGTGAGCATTTCAGCAAGGGACTCAAGGAATGCCAGACAGTGAGACACCATACTAAGAGGGTGATGTACAAGGGGCAGGCATTCTTTTATGAGCATGTACTCACATCAATACCCGAGCTAAAGACAAAACAAGATGGTGTGGAGTGTGCAGGAAGGACTGAGCAACTTAGAACAAGGGTTTCCAAGTTTGCACTCCTCTAAAGGAAACTGAGGGGCAGAAACAAGGGAAAGAATCCTATGTGCTTCAAACAGCAGCATAATTAATATACAGCTCTGCTTCTTTGGGTCTGAGGAAGCCCAGTAGCTCCCTGCTCCACAAACAACGCAAGATCACAGGAGTATTCCAACAATACCAAACACCCCTTCCAGAGCTGAATGCTGTGATAGTTGCTAGGAAGAGCAGGGAAACAGAGCAATGGCCAATGCTCAACATTTTTTGTTTGGAGGCACAGCCTGCAAGAATCGCCACTTAAATAACAGGGGTTACCTTTCTTTCCAGGTGTTTATCCAGCCGCGCCAAGGCTTCTGTCTCCCCTCCTTGCCAAACTGCTGGGGCAAGACCATCCGTAGGAAAGCCTGAGGGAAAGAACTTTGTAAGATTTGAAGCAACGCTTAGACAAAGAGTATAGACGGGATTAAGCATTAATAACAGCAAGATACTACACACTGCAGTTGCCTAACGTGGCTTACTTGCTGCTCTAGTCCTTCTACAGCAGGCAAATCATGTGGAACAGAGAGAGCCTGCTCATGACACAAGGGCCTCACCCTGCAATGCTTCAGGCAGCTTTCTGGGGAGCTTCCCCATCGTTCATAGGCCAACACTCTCTCTTGTGTGTCAGCACTACCCACAGGGCTCTGCTCCAAAGGCCAGAGCAGCTGGCAAAGGCACATCTGCTCCACTGCTCTGCTGTACAAAACACCTTGCCACGGACACCAGCAGCTCACTAGAGAGCCTAGCTGCTCCTTGTAAGGCTCCTATTCTGCTGAGACTGGGTGCTGGGGAAGGCACTGGATTAGTGTCGAAGAACTGATGCAAAAGGGGAAGTAATAATGCAGTTGCCCTGCACTGCTCTGAGCTGACAGAGGAGCCTCCCCTGGCAGCAAGCAGAGCAGTGTAAGCTTGCAGGCAGTCTCGCATTAGGCCAGACAACAAAGGCAGCAGATCTACCCAGGACTGCAAGCCTTAGGATACTCCTGTTGTAAAGTCCTCCATTTTTACATGGCTGCTGAAACTGTGCCTTAAGGTACAAGGTGATATTCCTATAAAGTTGGTATAAAGTTCCTGTAAAGTATGGAGCCTTCAGTCACACAAATGCAGACAGTATTCTGCATTAATCCTTTCTTCCCTTGCATTTAAATTCACTTCCCTGATGTCGGCCTTGCATTCCTCATGCCTCAGCTCTCTATTCATTCTCCTTCTCCAAGAAAAGTACAAGACCATAAGGCACAGCAGGATGAGTGAAAGAAGTTTCTGTAATATCTTTTGTCTTGCTAAGCTGCCAAATTGGTGCTGCTTGGCAATAACTGAATTATATGATCTAAGCCTGGTACACAGTTAGTTTACCTCTTCATGTCTGTTACACAACATGTCAGGGATGGCAGTAGGAGGAAAGCAGCTGGCGAGGACATGAGACACTGATACAGTGGTTACATGCTCAGTATAGCAGAGAACATAAAGACAGATGCAAAGCACTTCAGAGCAATGCTAAAGGGGATGCTGTGCATCGACAGTAGCGCAAGGGACAGCAGCCTATTTTCATGAGGTCCAGCCTCGCTGAAAACATTAGGCTGCTTCTATGGCTAGGGGCAGCCCAGGTCAGAGGAGAACACTGGAGTTGTCCTGGGCACATGCCAGCCATCAGGAACAGTTTCACTAGATCCCGTTTCAGCTGGCAGTTAACCCTTGCCTTCACTCTCAACACATACCCAGCTCTTCCAGGGACGGGACCCCATACACATCATCATGGTTCTCCTGGATGTCCACTTTACATCCCTCCATCTGCTGGCTCATTACGGTGCTCACCGGCTTCTTTGGGAGCTCCATACGGCTAATGATGGCCTGGAAGCGCTTGTAGGTGAGGGGTGGCTTGTGGCCATTCAGCTCAATTATTCTGGAGACAAAATAAGCACAGTGAAACAACACAGCCTGACTACCAcagaagaaataaggaaatgaCAGCCAAACTGCATGCCACTATATCTGCTCAGGATAGCCTTTTACTTTGGATACAGAAATCCTTATAGATCTACCTTCCACTTGATGCATCCCTCAAAGGGATattaagaacaaacaaaatcctaagacacaccagaaaacaaaaccccacatacTAATTCATTTCCAtgggaataaaacaaaacagctccATCTGAATCAGGCTTAGCATCGCATTTCTCTCCCAGAGCTCTTCATCAGACCCCGGTACGAAATCTCAATCTGATTACTGCCTTTCTGTCTCCTCAAGATGGCAAATGCCAGACCTGCATATGTTCCCCTGACACCGTGTGATATCCTAACCTGATTGTGACCTTACTTCCTCCTGGTCTGACACAAAAGTCCAGCCTGTTAGTGACCCCTCCTCCACTTATCTCAGATGAGACAAATCCCAGTTTGCGTCATTCCTCTCTCCCGTGATTAGAGAAATCACCATCATCCCCCATGCCATAAGGTCACGAGTAGACCCATCTCATGCTATTCACCTGTGTCAGATCATGCTACGGAAAAGGCAGCCACAGTTCCCCATTCCTCTACTTCACTAAGCATCCACAGCCTGCTAGGGCCATGCAGTCTTATTTTTCCTGGGACAGAGAGCTTTGAGAAGCCCAGTAGCCCCTGGCCATGGTAAGCTTCCCCAGCATGAAAGGTGCCATTTCTAACCCTCCCTCccgcagggagaggaaggagttAACAGCAAAGCAGACAGCACAGGGATGGCCAGCATTACATAAAGTTGAGGCAGCCAACCCCAGAGctcacacgggagctgcagcagAGCGGCCTTCCCCACCCGTTACAGTCAACAGCTTATGCAAGGGGCTGGGCTTAGGGCCGAGTGTTTCGGCGGACGCCatgtgccttcccttccccccccgcagAAGCCGCACGTGTAGCGGGGAGGAGCGACACGCCGGCCCGGGGCCTTCCCGGGCCCTGAGCCCTCCCTCACGTGTGCTCGGCGGTGACccggctccccgccccgccgagcgCAGCGCGGGCAGCGTGGAACGCCGGCCCCGCATCGCCCGCACCGCCGACATCTAGGCCAGGCGCCGGCCGGGAGCCCCGACCGCCTACACACCGCCAGCCGGGGAAGGGCGGCCTTTACAACCGGCAGCGAGATCGCCAAGGTTAAAAATGAAGCTTCCTGCTGTTTCCTCCCGTTTTTGCCCTCGCAAATTGGAAACACTGGGAGAAAGAGACACTAATGAacggggcgcgggggcggcggtcAGGATGCGCAAACACTGCATTTCTAGTGCGAGGCTGTAAACATGGGCACAGCGTGGGCACAGCGTGGGCACAGCGCGCTCTGACACCACTTCAAGCAAGTGCAGTGAGGGGAGCCTTACAGGCAATGCGCTCTGTCCTGTACCTTCCTACCAGAGAGCATCTCCTCTGCTTTCACACACGCACTTTTTGGCCAGCTGTCTCCGCGTACCGCCCCAGAGATGGCAAGAGAACACACACTCACACCGGTACTACCCACCACGATCTTCTCTGGGGCTTGCTCTGAGCACTGAGCCCCCAGACGAGCCCATCAGCTCACAGAGACCCGCAGAAAATCGGCATTGCTGCTGGAAGAGAAGCAAGGCATTTACAGTTCCAGCACTCTGGAGAAGCTGTTGGTTCCACAGCAGTTCAGAGCTTGGAAGCAAAAACGTGACAAAGCCGCACCGTGTTTGTCCTGAGGTGCTCGGGATGGGGGAGGGGAAGCCACTTCTTTAACACTGCCTCTTGTTTCAGTCCTCTTCCACGGATGTGCTGAGGCTGCAGCTCAGTCCGAGATCCACGCTATCACACTGAAATCCACACTATCACACCACCTCCCAGATCCGCAGCCGAAACTTTTGCAAACAGACAGCTACTCGGAGCAAATTGCTGTGACTCACAGGTGGAGCGTATGTATTTGACATCCTCCAGAACGCGAATTTGAGTGAAGTTACCTAGTACAGGCTCCTAAATTCCTAAACAGACAGTTATTGGATCTGTGACACGAATCTTTGAGAGAGAGGACTAGGACAATTTGCACATGTCACAGCACCTGACACTGGCATTATGCAACAAAATTTGAACCTTTCACAATACTCCCATGAAAAGAAGTATCAAATATTGGGTATTGTATGATATTGTACGGTATGTACAATACATACTAGGTACTGTAGTGCTGTTCAGCTTTCTGTACAAAGATTTGTACAGGAAGCCCCCCTAGCAGgagccctttccttcctcctaCTGATCTTCTAACCCAGGCAGTACAATCTCACAGGATTTTGCCCAATGTCAGAAAAAGGGAGGACCCTCCCCAGGATTTAATACTCCCATTTCACCTGTCTCCCCCAGCGTAACTCTCAGACTACACGTGGCAGTTATTCTTCTAGTTTTCTTGAAGCGGAACGGAGAAAAGCAGAATCACTATATTCATCATACAAAACCTAAGCTTTCTGGTGTTAGCTAACACACATAAAAATGGCCAGACTAGCAATATACCACTCAGCGCTACCTGACAGTAGCATCTGGATGCCAGAAGTTATGAGGATCTTTTTGATCATCAGTCACACTTTACCTCAAGACAGCAGGCAACCAAAACCTGACCAAACACCATTCTGGTGCTGCCAGGATTTCAAGGTATGCCACAGTCAGTCACCTGCGAAAGCAGAACGTCTGCAGACTCTGAATGCACACCCCCACGGGGGTCAGCTTCTGACTCACATCCTCACAGCAGTGCCCCAGCAGGATGGCTACAGGGCTAGGGAAGGCTGCTCGTCTCAAAAACCTGACACTTCAGGCCCAGTTCCTGCAAGGGACTGAATGTGCTCCCCCCGCGGCTTCCTTGCGTGAGGAAGAGCTGGCTGCCAGCACTTGGCATGCAGGCTGCTCTACAACGCGCCCCGCTACCAATGCACACAGACTAGTTAGCCCCGCCAGCTTATGCAATTGCTCAGATCTAAAGCCTCGCTCCAGAGAGCTCGGCTAAGGCTATGTGTACATAAGACAAGGGGTATTTCTACAGATTCAAAGAGGAAATGGAGAGATAACCAACAGATACTCCACACAACAGATGCTGGAGAAGGGATAAACAATTCATCttccacagaatcacacagaCATGAGCACATGAAAGATGAAGAATTGACTTGATGACAGGTTAAGTATCAGCGCAGGGGGAAAACACCTGACACTGGAGCACCATGCAAGACAGACAAGGATAACAAGATCTGGCAGGCAGAAGTTTGACTTAACCTTCCTAGATGGAAATACACTACTTTTTTGGCATAGTGTAATTATGAACTGCAGAACCAGCAAGGAATGCACGTTTCCCCAGTGTTTGGTTCCTTTAAGTTAGTTAATGCTCCTATTAAAGTGCATTTAACTATGACTTCAGCCTTAGGCTAAAATATTTGAGGAAGAGCTGCTCCTGATGCATGCTACAAACATACAAGCTCACAGTGTTCTTTTCTGACGTAAACCACTCGCCCTGAACAACCCAGGCCTGCCCAGGATTACAGAAACCACAATGCTGACCATCAGCAAGCAGACTACAGAGGATTTAGATCCTAAGGAGGAGAAAACAGGCAGATCCAGAGAAGGGACAAAACAACCTGTCAGCTGGAAGTTGTCAGACAGAATAATTGTCAAGTAAAGGCTTTGAGCAGACTAAGCTGATAGCCAAGAGATTATCTTTTGTGTCTGACTTCTACAATCTGAACATCGCTAATCTTGACTAGGAATTCATATATTTTCTTAGGAGCATTTTCCAGCACTGACGCTGATTTTCTATAGCCCTCTCCTTgttttgggggagaggaggggaaagatgCTCTGACAATCACACAGCTATGCTGGCAGTGCCAACAAGGAGCATATTGTAATCTTCCTACTGGGTAGAACTGGTCAAATTCACAAGTTAACTGAACAGGATCTTTGTGAATGTTTAAAAGGGGCTAGTGGTACCAGGAATACAGTGCAGGGGACAAGAGAAGGACTCCTGGAATCGTTTATGTAGAAGTGAAAGATTAGTATAAATTGTTCAAAACCAGGCTTGACAATCTTGTCAGAAACTTGATTAAAGAAAGATGAGAAGTAGGACACTACCACCAGGTTACTAATTATGCAGGAAAACAGGAGGCTGAAGAGGGACAACACATACCATGAGTTAAAAGACTGGGTAACACAACTGGAGAGCGATATACTCTGAGAAAGGCTTCCAGGAGAAATACAGTATTAGAACTGTATTACCACCTGCTGAGAAATCTCAGATGCCAAGAACCAGGAAATGTCAGAGTAACTGGAGACTTCAACTGCCTCCACACAGACTGGGGAGCTGTCACACCCCACTGCCTGCCAAAAACCAGTTTTCTAGTTGCCATAAATGACTACTCCATGGAATAATTAATCAGGAACGCACAAGGAAAGGCAATTCATTATTTGGTCTTAGGCAGCACTAAGGTATAGCTGAAAATGTTAGTTATCACTGGCCTGCTCTAAGCATGACTTTGGCATGCATCAATTTAACATGCCCCCAGAAGGAACAATACCATAATGGCTTTTGTTACAAGAAGAGAAACGCATAAACATAAGCAAGCGTGCTAAGCAAAAAGAACAAGCTGAGATGTAAAACACTGACAGGCAACATGGGGATGATTTGAAGATGacgttggggaaaaaaagttcaacAAATGCACACAATCCaccaaaaaatatttcagaaagatcacaaaagtcaaaataattaaagaacaGCATCATCAAAGATAATAGAAGGCAaagttcttcagaaaaatgaaagccaaataaagacagaaaaaacgCAAACCGGTAGGTTAAATTAAAAGCCACAAAAGCAGCCTCCTTGCACCTCCCAATCCAAATGAAAGCttaagaaaccttaaaaaaaaaacaacaccaaacccaaacataaataagtaaaaataagtaacgataaaaaagtaaaatcccTTTACAGACACTCCAGGATATTTATAGGGCCAAGAGGTGATCAAGTCTTAAAAAAAGCAGAGACTAACACCACAGCAAAAATCCATGCATTTAGTTTTGCATGTGTATTCACTATGGAGGTTTTCATAGTGAATTCGGAGGCTGCCATTCCGAATCTCTTTAAGGAAACGAATCAGGAGGTGTCAAAGACTGCGAGGTAAGgaagaaacaccacaaaacaaagcTATGTTTGAACAGCAACAGCTTTCAGGACCAGCAAGGATTCACCCCGGAGTTATAAAGGACATTAAGAAACACCCAAACTAATTACTGCTGCACATTAACACTGCCTTAAAATTGTCCCaatattatgaggaaaaaaaaaagcaaatatgactctagatttaaaaagcatttcaaggGCATCAGGGGGATGACAGAATAGAAAGTCTGATATGTGCATTAGGCAGATGGGTAGAAAATGCTAATGGAATAAGTGAATGCATGGGTATATGCAATATGCTGGAGGGTTAATTTGGCCTTGGTAAAGAGAAGTTGTCCCTCAAAATCTATTAGTGACATTTAAGCCTGGTGCAAGGGAGATTCAGTTGCTATACTCTACCTGGATTTTCAGAATCCATCTGACTAGATCCCTCACTGAAAATTTCTAAAGAAACCAAGACAgactgggaaaaaggaaaaggttccTGCAGACAGAAAATTCTTTGATATACAGGATAGAGTTGGAATCCTACAACAGAAGGAGAAATCCTACACAGAGCTGAGCTAGAGCTTGTGCTGCTCAACATTACTCATAAATTATCTGGGAAGGGACAAAATAGGGCATGATGATAAAATTTACTGATGTTAGAAGCTATCTGGGAtagctaaaaatgaaaagcaacttaaaaattTCCCTATACACCACATGACGAGCTGACAAAAATATCAGATGAAACGCAGCATTGGTCATGTTGTTTCCCCATATGCATGGCTATGCAATCTTAAACTTACTTATATAGTAGCAGCCTCCCAAATAGTTATGACCATTCTGGAAGGAAGCTCTGAGACATCAGTTTAGTGTTCAGCAGCacccagaaaaagcaaaaagaatgctAGCAACTATTAGGAGAAGACAGGAAACATTATAGCCATTATAGCATTATGCAAATGCAAGTTGCTCCTATATTTTGAACACTAGCTACGGTTTTCACCACTGCTCTACGTCTCTAGAAATACCCAGAAGTATAAAGGTGACAAAACTTAGAAGAGATATGGAACAGATTTCACCTGGAAACTTATGTAAATTAGGACTCTCCACCTTGGAAAAGACAAAGCTGACATGAGGAAAGATGTGAGGGGCAGTGACATTGAAGAGATGAGGATGTAATAGGTATTAATGATCTCTTCTAACGCAAAAATTAGAAAACAGTGTCTGCTCACAAGACAGGTTCAAGAAGAATCCCCCCtactctgaaaacaaacatttccacaCAGCATGTGCTAACTGCAAAGCTCCTTTCCATAGGAAATTATGAATGCTAAAGATTTATAGGAGGAAATCTACATTCAGCATTACTGGCACAAGTCATAtctccctccccccgtccccgccaaaaaaaaaaaaaaaaaaaggcaagcagccTGTAAGAACAGTACTGAAACATAGCTGAAGTCAAGCATACCTTAGAGTCTTAGAAAGACCGTCTCCACTGTTTAAGGAGATTACATATATATGGAGATTATATATATaagtaaatacataaaacttAACATAAAGGCAAGGTTCTCCCATAGCAAATACACAACAAAGACAAGGCATTCAGATTTTAGAATAAGGTACGTTTGCCCAAATCTACCTTGTTCTACTTCTTCCAGCTGTCCTGGCACATCCATCAGTTAAAAGCCCTGCCTTCATAACCTGTTTGAGACAACAGCTCAACTATCTTTATtacaatgaagcaaaaaaaagcagtccACGCCGTGAGGACACACTCAAGGAGAACAATCAATAGGACACAGCTGAGCAACTTAAATGACCGTCACATACACTTTAATAAGCTTGAGGCAACACCTTTCTGTACATTCACATCACTGTCAGCGCTTTGGCGTGCTCTAATCAAAAGTGCGAATGCGCAGAGTAATCCTGTCGACACCTGGTAGGCTCACACAGGATGACAGCAATCAACGTAATGGAGGAGACTGAAGTCTTCCCCGACGTGACAATCCCAGCCTAGCCCGGGCAGCACCTCTGCCCTTGCTCTCCCCGTACCTGTCCAGGTCATAGAGGGTGTGGGAATTCTCTATCACCACCTCCACGCCAGCCTCCTTGGCCAGTTTGACGATAGCTGCATCTCTCTCCTTACCAAACGGCTCTGAGTCGTATTCAAAGGTGAGACGAGTGACTCCCCATTCCTGCAAGAAACATAATACACACAGCTGTCAAACAAAAGACTCTTTCTAACCAGCAGAATTACAAACAAGGATGTCAGAATTCCTGGCCAGTGTTAAGTCCTGGAAGCTTAGAGAGGGTTCCTGTGAGGAACAGCAGTCCAGAGTCGACATAACCAAAGAATCAACAATTTTATCAGCTCTAGCAAACATTGCATACGCAAATTCCTGTATGTCAGGTTTAAAACGCGGAAGAGGAAGTTTAAGTTCTTCTGTATTGATGTTCTTCAGTTACAGCTCAGTTTCCAAGCCTAACAACACCTTGTTTTGTTGCACATGCTGTCTAAAAGTAACCCTACCATCCTGTTATAGCATTTGCAGAGAAAGCTTTTCAGAGAACTCTTTCAATACAAGTTCTGatcaaaatcccatttttttctgtgGACACTATCATTATGTAAAACCAATTTTTTCCAATGTCTCTTTAAAGCCATCACATAATAGAGGACCAACGTCCAagccaaacagcaaaaaacaGGGTAGTGGGAAACACAGGACAAAGGATGGCAACTGAATGAACCTGCCAATGAACCATGGCAGCACAGAAGAGTATGAGACTGCGATTCAGATTTAAATTAAAAGTCCTGCCTTTGGGGACTTATTTCACACTAGTCATAACACGCACCTATTCTGTATCTTCACACCTTTAATAGGTCCCTCACACATTACCTGGAATAGGCCTTATGAAATAGCATTCAGCCTCTTCCAGACTTTTCCAGGGCACAGTTTGCTCTCAAAGACTATGGCCTAGTTTTCCTCAGAAAACGACTCCTATGAGAAGAGGTTTAATGGTTTCCACAGCGACCCTCCCGAGACATCCAtcaagcagagcagcagcccaCAGATTTGTTTAACAAACACTTCAGTCAAACACAGTCAGAAATCTTGAGACACACTTAAAAAACCCCCTTGCACAACTAAGATGTTAACTACATTCCCCAAGTGAGACAGTCTAAGTCACCTTTCTATGTACCAGA
Encoded here:
- the CRY2 gene encoding cryptochrome-2 isoform X3 encodes the protein MELPKKPVSTVMSQQMEGCKVDIQENHDDVYGVPSLEELGFPTDGLAPAVWQGGETEALARLDKHLERKAWVANYERPRMNANSLLASPTGLSPYLRFGCLSCRLFYYRLWELYKKVKRNSTPPLSLYGQLLWREFFYTAATNNPKFDRMEGNPICIQIPWDRNPEALAKWAEGKTGFPWIDAIMTQLRQEGWIHHLARHAVACFLTRGDLWISWESGVRVFDELLLDADFSVNAGSWMWLSCSAFFQQFFHCYCPVGFGRRTDPSGDYVKRYLPKLKGFPSRYIYEPWNAPESVQKAAKCIIGVDYPKPMVNHAETSRLNIERMKQIYQQLSRYRGLCLLASVPSCVEDLSGPVADSASGQGCSTSTAMRLSQADQASPKRKHEGAEELCAEELYKRAKVTGLPAPEIPGKSL
- the CRY2 gene encoding cryptochrome-2 isoform X2, which translates into the protein MDRFLLQSLEDLDNSLRKLNSRLFVVRGQPTDVFPRLFKEWGVTRLTFEYDSEPFGKERDAAIVKLAKEAGVEVVIENSHTLYDLDRIIELNGHKPPLTYKRFQAIISRMELPKKPVSTVMSQQMEGCKVDIQENHDDVYGVPSLEELGFPTDGLAPAVWQGGETEALARLDKHLERKAWVANYERPRMNANSLLASPTGLSPYLRFGCLSCRLFYYRLWELYKKVKRNSTPPLSLYGQLLWREFFYTAATNNPKFDRMEGNPICIQIPWDRNPEALAKWAEGKTGFPWIDAIMTQLRQEGWIHHLARHAVACFLTRGDLWISWESGVRVFDELLLDADFSVNAGSWMWLSCSAFFQQFFHCYCPVGFGRRTDPSGDYVKRYLPKLKGFPSRYIYEPWNAPESVQKAAKCIIGVDYPKPMVNHAETSRLNIERMKQIYQQLSRYRGLCLLASVPSCVEDLSGPVADSASGQGCSTSTAMRLSQADQASPKRKHEGAEELCAEELYKRAKVTGLPAPEIPGKSL